One genomic window of Trichomycterus rosablanca isolate fTriRos1 chromosome 1, fTriRos1.hap1, whole genome shotgun sequence includes the following:
- the LOC134317244 gene encoding interferon-gamma-inducible GTPase 10-like, with product MSQDSDITAILEASGESTLERGYEKAQEKQDQLNNISLDVAVTGESGAGKSTFINAIRGLSDDDEGAAATGVTETTTEPTPYQHPTMPNVTFWDLPGVGTTKINVKKYLKKMQFARFDFFIIISSGRIGENDVLLAKKIKKKKKLFYFVRSKIDVDVAQEEKKQGFNREETLAKIRNDCLAHLKDFKNPKVFLISSYDVSAFDFEELEGTLMLELPEHKRYALMKSVPVTSEDILKRKVKKFKIAAWVAAASSGGVAAALVPDLSKVCDAGILLTFFTSCYFSFGLDDESIESLSKRVNKPHLTSLIKSSLVEALVSKSFTRLTEDSSEKYLRNLKPGAVNAVAAGFSFYSTYKVLKSGLKELEEEALMILREAGLE from the coding sequence ATGAGTCAAGATTCTGACATAACTGCAATATTAGAGGCTTCAGGAGAGTCCACTTTGGAAAGAGGATATGAAAAAGCACAAGAGAAACAGGACCAGTTGAATAATATCTCACTGGACGTTGCTGTAACTGGAGAATCAGGAGCAGGAAAGTCGACTTTCATTAATGCAATCAGAGGActgagtgatgatgatgaaggtgcaGCTGCAACTGGAGTTACTGAAACCACCACTGAACCAACCCCTTACCAACACCCAACAATGCCTAATGTGACTTTCTGGGACCTTCCAGGAGTTGGAACCACAAAgattaatgttaaaaaatatctTAAGAAGATGCAGTTTGCCAGGTTTGatttcttcatcatcatctcctCAGGGAGAATTGGAGAGAACGACGTCCTGCTGGCCAAAAAGatcaaaaagaagaaaaagctgTTTTACTTTGTCAGATCAAAGATAGACGTTGACGTCGCACAAGAAGAGAAGAAACAAGGCTTCAACAGAGAAGAAACTCTGGCAAAAATTAGGAACGACTGCCTGGCACATTTGAAGGACTTTAAAAATCCTAAAGTTTTTCTCATTTCCTCCTATGATGTTTCTGCATTTGATTTTGAGGAGCTTGAGGGCACACTGATGTTAGAGCTTCCAGAGCATAAACGATACGCTCTAATGAAGTCAGTACCGGTCACTTCTGAGGATATACTGAAGAGGAAAGTCAAAAAGTTTAAGATAGCAGCCTGGGTTGCAGCCGCTTCCTCTGGTGGAGTTGCAGCAGCTCTAGTACCTGATCTATCAAAAGTATGTGATGCTGGCATTCTATTGACTTTCTTTACAAGTTGCTACTTCTCGTTTGGCCTTGATGATGAATCAATTGAAAGTCTCTCAAAACGAGTCAACAAGCCACATTTAACATCTTTGATAAAATCTTCACTTGTAGAGGCACTGGTGTCAAAATCATTCACAAGATtaactgaagattcatctgagaaGTATCTGCGCAATTTGAAACCTGGTGCAGTAAATGCTGTAGCAGCAGGATTTTCTTTTTATAGTACATATAAGGTCCTGAAGAGTGGACTGAAAGAGCTTGAAGAGGAAGCGCTGATGATATTGAGGGAGgcggggttagagtaa
- the LOC134325426 gene encoding zinc finger protein OZF-like: MPRSQVKRSSTGQQMSSDHLDCDSLHGSSTSPKHQDIHTEKKSHRCSDCGKSFTQAGNLRRHQRIHTGQKPYQCQQCNKSFNQEGHLQRHQQVHEKKEAFVCSQCGKSCKDQTSLQRHVLYHSKTQKYPCTQCGKMYVHQEYLEVHQRVHTGEKPYCCSQCGRSFRYHTALKVHQRIHKGERPYECSQCGKSFSQLSHFQRHQLVHTGEKPHCCSQCGKGFANPTDLKRHQLIHTGEKPCRCPQCGESFSQMAHLRRHQSIHTGQRPHFCLQCGKGFVQPSALQRHQRVHTGEKPYQCSLCGMKFSQQTTYQRHQLTHTKQTPYHCSECGKGFTQEGNLRTHQRHHTGDKPYQCSQCGKSFTLQYTLRVHQLAHKKVHQCSGCGKSYSYSSSLKKHKCKGRTVKL, from the coding sequence ATGCCGAGGTCACAGGTCAAAAGAAGCTCCACTGGACAGCAGATGTCTTCTGATCATTTAGACTGTGATTCACTTCATGGGTCGAGTACTTCGCCAAAGCATCAGGACATTCACACTGAAAAGAAGTCGCATCGTTGCTCAGattgtgggaagagctttactCAGGCTGGTAATCTCAGACGACACCAACGCATTCACACAGGGCAGAAGCCTTATCAGTGCCAACAGTGTAACAAGAGCTTCAATCAAGAGGGTCACCTTCAAAGACACCAGCAGGTTCACGAGAAAAAGGAAGCTTTTGTTTGCtctcagtgtggaaagagttgtAAAGACCAGACCAGTCTGCAGCGGCACGTCCTCTATCACTCAAAAACCCAAAAGTATCCCTgcacacagtgtggaaagaTGTATGTTCATCAGGAGTACCTCGAGGTGCACCAGCGCGTTCATaccggagagaagccgtattgCTGCTCACAGTGCGGGAGGAGTTTTAGGTATCATACTGCTTTAAAggtccaccagcgcattcataaaGGAGAGAGACCATATGAATGCtctcagtgtggaaagagttttagcCAGTTGAGTCATTTCCAGCGACACCAGCtggttcacactggagagaagccacactgctgctcacagtgtgggaaaggTTTTGCTAACCCGACCGACCTCAAGCGACACCAGCTCATTCACACGGGAGAGAAGCCGTGTCGGTGCCCACAGTGTGGAGAGAGCTTCAGTCAAATGGCTCACCTTCGAAGACACCAGAGCATTCACACAGGACAAAGGCCGCACTTCTGTCTGCAGTGTGGGAAAGGTTTTGTCCAACCGAGCGCTCTACAgagacaccagcgcgttcacacagGGGAGAAGCCGTACCAGTGCTCGCTGTGTGGGATGAAGTTTTCTCAGCAGACTACCTACCAACGACACCAGCTCACTCACACCAAACAGACGCCGTATCATTGCTCGGAGTGCGGAAAGGGCTTCACTCAGGAGGGAAATCTCCGAACGCACCAACGTCATCACACGGGGGAtaagccgtatcagtgctcgcAGTGTGGGAAGTCCTTCACCCTACAGTATACTCTCCGCGTACATCAGCTCGCTCACAAGAAAGTGCATCAGTGCTCGGGTTGTGGAAAGAGCTACTCTTATTCCAGTTCGCTCAAGAAACACAAGTGCAAAGGCAGAACTGTTAAGTTATGA